Proteins from one Leptospira perdikensis genomic window:
- a CDS encoding BrnT family toxin, whose amino-acid sequence MEFEWDSKKNQDNLEKHGVDFYTAQLAFLDKNRIITKDILHSTETEERFFCFGLVSDGIITVRFTLRGKNIRIYGAGFWREGKKLYEKENKLH is encoded by the coding sequence GTGGAATTTGAATGGGATTCTAAGAAAAATCAAGATAATCTAGAGAAACATGGCGTAGACTTTTATACTGCCCAACTTGCTTTTCTTGATAAAAATAGAATTATTACAAAAGACATTTTGCATTCTACTGAAACAGAAGAACGATTCTTCTGTTTTGGTTTAGTTTCAGATGGAATTATCACTGTTCGGTTTACCTTAAGAGGGAAAAACATTAGAATCTATGGGGCTGGATTCTGGAGAGAGGGAAAGAAACTGTATGAAAAAGAAAACAAACTACACTAA